The bacterium sequence GAGCGGGCGCGCGCGCTCGGCGGGCCCCGCGGCATTCCCGTCGATGTCCGCAAGATCGCGGACGAGCTCGGCTATTCCGTCGTCGAACGCGCCCTCCCGCCCGGCCAGCGTGGGACGATCGGACGCGACGGCGGGCGCGTCGTGATCTCGATCGCGCCGCGGGGCCACACCGACGCCGAGCTGCGCTGGATCATCGCCGAAGAACTCGGGCACGCGGCCCTCGGGCACAGCGCCCTCGTCGCCAGCACCGAGCCGGGGGGCACCCCGGCGGTCGCCGAGCCTCGGCGGCGCGAGGAGGAGCGCGAGGCACGGGCGTTCGCGGCCGAGATCCTGATGCCGGAGGAGAAGATCCGCGCCCGTTTCGCCGAACTCGCCCCGCGCATCGATCAATCGCTCGGCATGCGCCGGCGGGAAACCGAAACCGATGAGGTCGTGCACTTGCTCGCGCGGATGTTCGGCGTGACGCCGACGGCACTCCGCTTCAGGCTCGAGGAGCTGAGCCTCGTTCATTAGGAACGCGTCAGGAACGCGTCCGGCGCGGCGCGGCGCGTCAAATCGGAGGGCCGGGGCAGCCGCCCCGGCCCTCCGCGCGTTTTCCCTCACCCTTCCGGACTCCCGCCGGTTAGGCCGCCCGGGGACGCAGCAGCCATTCCCACGCCACGTGCAGCGCGCGCAGCGCCGCCTGCAGCTGGGTGTCCTGCCCGCGCTCCATGTCCGCCACCGTCAGCGTCACCGGGACGTCGGGTGCGATCCCGACCGCTTCGACCGCCGTGTTCTTCGGCGTCTGAATCCGCTCCACCGTGACGGACATCCCGCCTTCGGGCAGCGGCACGGTAACCGATCCGCCGAGGGCGCCCGCCGTCTTCTCGCCGATGATCGTCCCGCGCTTGTAATCCTTGAAGGCGCCGGTGAGGATCTCCGAGGCCGACGCCGACTGACCGTCCACCAGGATGACGAGCGGCGTCTTGTCGAGCGGCGATGTCCCGCTCGACCGCAGCACGCTCGGCTGCTCGCCGCGTTCGGTGATCCGGGCGAGCACGGTCCGAGTCGGCAGGAAGATGCCGCCCACGCTGGCCGCCTCGATGATCAGGCCGCCGGGGTTGCCGCGCAGATCCAGGATCGCCGACTTGATCTGGCCCTCGCGGGACAGCGTCGTGATCCCCTGGCGCAGCTCCCGTCCGGCGCCCTGCGAGAACCCGAAGACCTTGAGGTACGCCACGCCCGGCGATGCGAACCGCGCCTCCACCGGAGGCACGCGAATCGCGGCGCGCACGACCGAGAGCGGTATCGCCCGGCCGGCGCGCTGGACGGTCAGCGACGCGGTCGAGCCGGCGGGCCCGCGGATCATCTGACTCGCGTCGACCACGTTCACGTCCTTCAGCGGCTTCCCGTCGACCTCGACGATCCGGTCGAAGCGCTTGACGCCCGCCCCCGCGGCGGGCGACCCGGGGAATACGTCCTCGACGAAGATCCAGGACGTCCCGGAGGCGTCCTTCCGCGCGACGATCGTCACGCCGATGCCCGTGAAGCCCGGGTTGCCAGAGATCTGGCGGCGGCTCTCGCGCAGCGCGGCCGGATCGAGAAAGAACGTGTGGCTGTCGCGAAGGGAGGCCAGCATGCCGGCGGTCGCCGTGTAGGCGAGCTCGGTTTCCGGCATCGCGCCGGTCTGCGCCGCCTTCTGGAACGCCGCGGTGAACTGCACCGCGGCGTCGGAGGCGGGCGTGGAGGCCGGGATATCGGGCAGCGCGTCGGCACCCAAACTGGTCGCCTTGCGAAGGACCGCCAGCGCCGCGTTCAGGAGCGCGACCGGCTGCACCTGATCGACGTAGTCTTCCTGCAACACGCGAATCGCCGCGACCACCAGCGTGGCGTCCGCGGCCGACGCGCGCGGCATCCGGGTGAACGGGGTGATCAGCAGGGCGGCTGCGATCAGCGCCGCCAGGAACGGCCGCAGCCGCGAACCAAGAGCCGGTGCCATAGACGAACTCCTTCCCTTTATCGGCGCGAGAGGCGCGCGGTCAACAAGAAATCACTTATTGGCTTGCCCATATTACCACAGCGATAAACTGCGCAAGAAGTTCCGGGGGCGCCGGGGGGCCGGCCGCTACCGGCCGGCGTAGTCGGGCGGGACCAGCGCGGCGTGCACCACCCGCATCAGGGACGTGATGTCGAAGACCGGCAGGCCGGTCGCCTGGCGGATCGCCGCGGCGTACGGGGGCATGTTGGTGCACTCCAGCACGAGCGCCCCGACCTGCGGATGGCGCTCCAGCAGGTCGCGGGCCACCTCGACGTGCTCGCGCCGCGCGGCGTCCACGTCGAGTTCGAGCTCGTTGTCCAACAGCACCGGCGAGAACGCGTGGCCCTTTTCGAGCCCGGCGACGACGACGGGGACCTCCTCCGTGATACCCATCTCGGCGAGGTGGCGCGGCCCGAGCGAGCCGCTGTCTACGGTCAGCACGCCCACCGCGCGGTCGGGCCCGAGCATCCGAGCGACCATCGGCACCAACAGCAGCGCCGACGTGAACACCGGAATACGCACCGCCTCGGCGAGCTGCCGCTGGAAGATCGAGAGGAAGCCGCACGACGTCGTGATCGCCAGCACGCCCGCCGCCTCGAGCGCCCGCGCGCCTTCGATGAACCCGTCGAGCAGGGCGGGATCCGCTTCGCGGATGACGCGCGAGGGAAACGCCTGCCGCACGCGATGGTACAGCACCGGGAACGAAAACGTGCCCGCGTGTCCGATGTCGCCGGGGACGCGGGGGAAGACCGTATCGAGCATCAGCACGCCGATCGAATAGCCGTAAATGTTGCGTCCGCCGCGAACCGCCATCGCGCGTCTAGTTCGAAGGTCCGGAGAGTATTCCCTCCGGTTGACGGTATCCGCGGCGTCGCGCCGCGCGCGGTCCGCCGGGGGCGAGCATTACCATCGCCAGCACCGCACTGCGATCGCCCTCGGCGCCGCCGGCCCGTCGCGCGGCCAGCGGGTCGCGCACCGCGGCGAACCGCGTGAACCACCAGGCCGTGCCGGCGCCGGTGCGCACTTCCTCGACGCCGTGGTGCGGCCGGCCGGTGCGGTGCGTGGCGAAGAGCCGCGACGACGGCGCCCACACCACCGCGGCGTCGGCGCCCGGGGCGAGCCAAGGCGGAAAGCGGTCCGAGGGCGAGGCGCGCCACGCGAGACGAAGCGTGCTGCCGTCGGGACGCCATAGCAGCGCGTAGCCGCGCCAAAGTCCCGTGGCCAGCCACTGGCGCGCGGTAAGGCGCAGCGGCGCCGCGAATCGCGCGGCAAGATCCCGCAGGCCATCCATCGTCAGGTCCGTGCGCGCAGCAGCCGGCCGGAACACCGCCGGCGGCAGGAGCAGGTCCGCGGCCGCGACCTCGGTCAGCGTGCGACGCGCGTCGCCGGCCCCGCCGGGCGGCACGAGCGTTTCGCCGAGGCCGAGCGCCACCGCGCCGTTCCACTGCGGCGTGTGCGGCGGAAACCGCCGGTCGACCACGATGAGCGTGCGGCGCGCCCGGCCCTCGGTCGTGGCCCGCTGCTCGAAGCGGACGGGTCCCTCGTCGACGACACCCGCGATGATCGCCGAGACCCCGCACTTCGCCGCGTACCGCTCCGGCCAAAAAGGCGGCCGCCGCATGCCGGAGGCCCGCACCACCGAGGCCGCGCGCCGGCGCACGGCCTCGCGGGTGTCGGCGGAGCCGGCACGGCGCAGAAGGACGCGTTCGGGCATCGGCCGTGCCTTCGCGCGCGGCCCGGGTGCTCCCTCGTAGGCCGGCGCGGCCCGCGCGGTGAAGTCCCACCGCGGGTCGGTTCCGGAAAATAGTCTTTCCACGAGGTGGCGGATGCGGGGCACGGTGGCGGGATTTTGGCTCGGCGCGCTGTTCGCAACGGTCGTCTTCGCCGCAACCGGCGGGACGGCCGTCGACATACGCGTCGTCGGAACCGAGGCCGGGCGGGCGCAGG is a genomic window containing:
- a CDS encoding ImmA/IrrE family metallo-endopeptidase, coding for ERARALGGPRGIPVDVRKIADELGYSVVERALPPGQRGTIGRDGGRVVISIAPRGHTDAELRWIIAEELGHAALGHSALVASTEPGGTPAVAEPRRREEEREARAFAAEILMPEEKIRARFAELAPRIDQSLGMRRRETETDEVVHLLARMFGVTPTALRFRLEELSLVH
- a CDS encoding S41 family peptidase; protein product: MAPALGSRLRPFLAALIAAALLITPFTRMPRASAADATLVVAAIRVLQEDYVDQVQPVALLNAALAVLRKATSLGADALPDIPASTPASDAAVQFTAAFQKAAQTGAMPETELAYTATAGMLASLRDSHTFFLDPAALRESRRQISGNPGFTGIGVTIVARKDASGTSWIFVEDVFPGSPAAGAGVKRFDRIVEVDGKPLKDVNVVDASQMIRGPAGSTASLTVQRAGRAIPLSVVRAAIRVPPVEARFASPGVAYLKVFGFSQGAGRELRQGITTLSREGQIKSAILDLRGNPGGLIIEAASVGGIFLPTRTVLARITERGEQPSVLRSSGTSPLDKTPLVILVDGQSASASEILTGAFKDYKRGTIIGEKTAGALGGSVTVPLPEGGMSVTVERIQTPKNTAVEAVGIAPDVPVTLTVADMERGQDTQLQAALRALHVAWEWLLRPRAA
- a CDS encoding aspartate/glutamate racemase family protein, producing MAVRGGRNIYGYSIGVLMLDTVFPRVPGDIGHAGTFSFPVLYHRVRQAFPSRVIREADPALLDGFIEGARALEAAGVLAITTSCGFLSIFQRQLAEAVRIPVFTSALLLVPMVARMLGPDRAVGVLTVDSGSLGPRHLAEMGITEEVPVVVAGLEKGHAFSPVLLDNELELDVDAARREHVEVARDLLERHPQVGALVLECTNMPPYAAAIRQATGLPVFDITSLMRVVHAALVPPDYAGR